The Chitinophagales bacterium nucleotide sequence TAAACACAGGCTCTAGCACCTGCCCTTTCAGCGCTGTCTCCACCGTATTGGATTCTATGAGTTGTTTGAAAGTTGGGAAAATATCGTCATAGACATCGAGGGTATATTGAATATCCGCATCACTGTGCGATAGACACATATTGTGAAAGCTTGACCAGAGGATACCTCGTTTTATCATTTCTTGTTGTAGATATGTTTTCAGAACGAGAGCATCGCCTGCTTTCTCAGTAAAATTAACAATAGAACGACACGGATAGCCACCGATAGTGATATATTCCGTCATTCCATGCTTTTCTCTCAAAGTATTGAAGCCATCCTTGATTTTTTGACCTTGTGTCGCTAAGTACTGAGGTACATTTTTTGCTTTCATTTCATCTAAGGTAGCGATTGTAGCCGCTAGTGATAACGCCTCACCACCGAAGGTCGTGAAATAAAATACATCGGACTCGAATAGGCTCATTACATCGTCTCTTCCCGTCAAGAAGGCTACTGGCATGCCATTGGCGCAAGCTTTCGAATAAACAGCGAGGTCGGGTTTTATGCCGAAAAATTCTTGTGCACCACCTAGAGCCAATCGAAATCCAGTCCACATTTCATCGAATATCAAAAGTGTTCCATTAGCCTTGCATAACGCTTGAACTTCGTGTAAAAAATTATCTTTTGGCTCTTCGAAAATGATAGGCTCTAAAATCAAACATGCTAGGTCAGGGGTCATCACTGCTTTGACACTTTCAATATTGTTGTATTGAATCATAACGGTCAAATCTTTGATAGCCTGAGGAATACCGGCATCGCGCGTCGTAGTACCGATATACCAATCGTGCCAACCGTGATAGCCACATACTGCTACCTTATTTCTTTTGGTAAATGCTCTCGATATTCTCACAGCAGCACTGCAAACGTCTGCTCCTTGCTTCGATATACGAATACTCTCTGCATTTGGTATAATTTCATTCAATCTTTCAGCTACCTCTAGCTCTAATCGATGCATCAATGAAAAGGTGATACCCTTGTCTAACTGCTCTTTAATGGCATTGTCCACTTTGTCATAAGCATAGCCAAGTGATATAGGGCCTATACCCATGCAGTAGTCCAGATATTCATTGCCATCGACATCCCAAATCTTAGAACCCTTGGCACGCTCTACATAAACGGGCGAAACTCCATAGGTAAACTGTCCAGGCCCTTTGGCTAGAGTCTGTGTTATAGGATGCATGAGTTTTTTAGCTCTATCATACATTGCTAATGACTTACTAATATTGGGAAAATCCGCTTTCATTTTTGATTGATTAGACATAAGATTTAGTTAACTTTGCAAAGGTAATTTCTTATATATTAAAAATACATTAATTATTTAGAAGGTGGCAAATTTCCCTCAGAACAACTGGTTGCCTATTTTTCAATCTGCCCAGCAGTTGGGTTTATTTGAACTAGTCACTCAAAAAATTATGGAAGAAAAGGAGAAAGGGAAAATAATTTTTCCAACTTCACATCAAATTTTTCGAGCATTCGAGCTTTGCGATTGGGATAACCTCAAACTCGTATTATTGGGTCAAGATCCCTATCATGGAGTAGGTGAGGCTAATGGTCTTTGTTTTTCTGTGAATGAAGGTATCCGAACGCCTCCATCTCTAAAAAATATTTTCAAAGAACTCAAAAATGAATATTCTAACTTCAACCTAAATCGTTCAAGCGACCTCTCTGATTGGGCACAGCAAGGTGTCCTGCTCATAAATTCTGTATTGACTGTGAAAAAAGACCAGCCGGCTAGTCATGCGCATTTGGGTTGGCAAGGATTTACGGACTACATCATATCTGAAATTTCAAGTAAAAAGTCTGGAATAGTGTTTATGTTATTGGGAAATTTCGCCAAATCGAAAATTCATTTAATTGATACTACGAAACATAAAATCATTGAAGCCGCTCATCCTTCTCCATTTTCAGCTCATAGAGGTTTTTTTGGATCAAATGTATTTAAAAATTGCAATGAATTTTTAAGTACAAATGGACACCAAGAAATAGTCTGGTAGACTATAGCCTTTGAATCGAATTAAAAATTAATACCCACGAATACAGGCACAGCTATATTCCTATCTTCAGATTTCGATGAGTAGAAAAATTTGGTTTCGACACCTACAAACATTTCATTTTTAAATTTATGCCGATAACCTAAACCAAAACTCACATCAGACACGGAGAAGGTATGTGTATTTTGTTCTCCCTTTATAGATGTTATTTTATTTCGAATAAAACTAGGACCAAAGCTAAAATTAGCATAGAACTGTTTATTAAGTTTCATTTCAATAGCGGCGTGCACTGGAATAGCCGTCATATGTATTTCTGAAGTAGCACCTGCAGAAAAGTCATTGAGTCTGTAGAGTCTGATATATCCAGATTCGATGCCAAATGAAAGTCGATAACGTGTATTCCACATAATTTTTCCATAAAACGAATAATTGATGGGATCAAGATTATCTTTAAAAATTTCTAGATTATTGAAATAATAATTAGGACCAAATGCTAACTGGGTGCTAAAATCTTTTTGAGAAGATAGATTGAGAAAAATAAAATTGAAAGTAAGACACAGTAGTTTTTTCATCATTCTTGGCTGTAAAATTCATAAGCTAAGATGGAAGGATAATTGGTCAATATGCCATCAAAATTCCCTACATTTAAATATTTTCTCATCACGGTATTCAAATCCACTGTCCATGTAACGACCTTCATATTGCGACTATGAGCCTCAGCTACTTCAGCATCAAGAGTCCCTAAAGTCCAGCGAGGGGCATACACAACTGAGTTGAGTTCCTTAGCTCTAGCAAAACTAATTTCACATAAATTCGGTCTTTCTTTACTGTTCGGCACTTTTAGAAATTCAGTTGCGATATCTTCTGTCGGCAATCCATTCAGAATGATGACATCATTATTCTTACCTCGAGCGCGCTGGATAGCCTTATACATGACAGGTAGTGTATAGCTAAAGAATCGCTCGCTCCCTCCTTTATTATCCAACCATACAAACTTAATATCGGTAGAGTCCATAATAGTATTGAGCATTTCTTCTAAACTAGGAATAACTTGTCCATCGACCAATCGAACATATCGCCTGAGAAATTCATAATTAAAATCTTCAATATTGCCCACAACAGGTCCTTTCTGGGTGAGACGAATATTGATATCATCATCGTGATATACAATAGGCACATTATCCTTGGTTAGTTTGATATCTATTTCTACTCCATTGGCCCCCATTTCAGAGGCTCGCTTCACAAGATCTAATGAATTTTCGGCGAAAGGAATATTGTCGGAATTTCGACCACCAGCGCGATGGGCTATTATTGAAAATTTAGCATTAGTCAATACTTTATTTGAGAAAAAACGCTCAAAAGTGATTTCTAAAAAAGAAGGTTTGCCATCAGCTAGTATGTTTTGTCCTATCCATTTCGAGACGGTAAATTTTTTAGATAGGATATCGTCTGCTCCATTTTCTTTTGTGATGGTAAGGTAAATTTTGCCCTCTTCCTGTGTCAGCGGAGATCGCCAATAACCCGCCAACTTTATACTCGAATCTATGAAATTCACACCTACATCGAGAACGGCATAGTTCCCGTTGAGATTAGAAAATAATGACAATTTGTTTTGTTTCCACAAGATGACGAATTTATCTCCTAAGCCAGTATTCTTGGTAGGACTGCTATAGTTTCCTATCAAATAATTTCTCAACTCTAATGGCAGAGGTACTGTATTATTTAAGTAGGTTCTATCGTACTCAGGATTAAAATTATATTCATTCTTTTGACAACCAAAAGTAAATATCAATATAAATAAAACTGCCGTAT carries:
- a CDS encoding aminotransferase class III-fold pyridoxal phosphate-dependent enzyme; amino-acid sequence: MSNQSKMKADFPNISKSLAMYDRAKKLMHPITQTLAKGPGQFTYGVSPVYVERAKGSKIWDVDGNEYLDYCMGIGPISLGYAYDKVDNAIKEQLDKGITFSLMHRLELEVAERLNEIIPNAESIRISKQGADVCSAAVRISRAFTKRNKVAVCGYHGWHDWYIGTTTRDAGIPQAIKDLTVMIQYNNIESVKAVMTPDLACLILEPIIFEEPKDNFLHEVQALCKANGTLLIFDEMWTGFRLALGGAQEFFGIKPDLAVYSKACANGMPVAFLTGRDDVMSLFESDVFYFTTFGGEALSLAATIATLDEMKAKNVPQYLATQGQKIKDGFNTLREKHGMTEYITIGGYPCRSIVNFTEKAGDALVLKTYLQQEMIKRGILWSSFHNMCLSHSDADIQYTLDVYDDIFPTFKQLIESNTVETALKGQVLEPVFRKVKY
- the ung gene encoding uracil-DNA glycosylase, translated to MANFPQNNWLPIFQSAQQLGLFELVTQKIMEEKEKGKIIFPTSHQIFRAFELCDWDNLKLVLLGQDPYHGVGEANGLCFSVNEGIRTPPSLKNIFKELKNEYSNFNLNRSSDLSDWAQQGVLLINSVLTVKKDQPASHAHLGWQGFTDYIISEISSKKSGIVFMLLGNFAKSKIHLIDTTKHKIIEAAHPSPFSAHRGFFGSNVFKNCNEFLSTNGHQEIVW
- a CDS encoding outer membrane beta-barrel protein, which encodes MKKLLCLTFNFIFLNLSSQKDFSTQLAFGPNYYFNNLEIFKDNLDPINYSFYGKIMWNTRYRLSFGIESGYIRLYRLNDFSAGATSEIHMTAIPVHAAIEMKLNKQFYANFSFGPSFIRNKITSIKGEQNTHTFSVSDVSFGLGYRHKFKNEMFVGVETKFFYSSKSEDRNIAVPVFVGINF